ACTGAACTAAAACTAGGACAGGATCTAAATATACACATTGATACTGCCTAGCAATATTCTGTACATGATCAGtgctaggggtgggaatcaccagaggcctcaccatacgatatcatcacaatacttatgtcacgatacaatattattgagATTTTCGACAttttgcaatattctgcgatatattgcaatttattaacttatttattccaacttcaaatgtttcccaatttcaaattatgtccccaaaaggaaactttgtcaacatctgtttgatctaaaaagataaatttctctgtttgttcaggtgtttggtgttttaagcccccaacgttgtaggcactaggattaggcaatggttagggttaggtttgggttaaaacgcaaCGCAGGGTTGGGGCACGGGCACAAGGGGCCCACTCGtgtgaaaaacacttaaaaacctcCTTAAAAAAACGGGTTCGGTTAtataaaagctgtttaaaagaaTGCCAGATATTAAAAGCAGGTTAAAAGAACCACTGGACAGGACGGACAGCGGgagattaaaactttaaataacagGTCACCTCCACACCTGCCCTGGTCTCCCTTCTGgagacattacaaaataaataattgaaataaataaaatatatatatatatatatatatatatatatatatatatatatatagttatgaAAATAAATAGCCCGGCatcacaatacaaaataatttcTATCCCAATATTAAAGACATTATTTAatctcaaaaaataaaataaaaacatataaagagtCTAAAATACTGTCTGAATTACTTGCCCttgaggttaaggttagggttagggttaaggttaggtgccttgaagtcaacgttgggggcttaaaacaccattgagcgtttgttcatctcacttcaattttattgctgcaaaatgggattgtcaagcagacaaactgaccaacacactCACTATCAcgtatataataatagatcgatatttggtgtctgtgtatcgatacagtattgccatggaaaatatTCGCGATACTATACCCCCCTACCCCTAATCAGTGCAAGTCTAGTATAACCAACCTTACCTTGTATTGGTACAGCAAGGTAGCAacacacgtgtgtgtttgttgaacTAATGGTTAGTGTATCTGTCTCAAAACTGTATAAGTCACTTGTATCTGTGGAAGGAATGTTTTGTTGAAGAAAACtttacttttcaaatggaagaaaagaaaacagatgaTTATGGTGGTGGAGCATTTCATGCGgcagtcagaaacacacacacacacacacacacacacattcaaacacaagcGATAACTGCACTTTTCTACTCTTTGTGGGGATTTTATACATGTTGTCCGAGGTGACCAAAAGGCGGGGGGATTATACACGTCGGTTTCACAAAGACAAAAGGTGACGTAAGTTTGGGGCTTACTATAGATAAGAAAAAATTACACCTCAGTGTTACTTTTGTTACTATTGTAAGTGTATTGTAATAGAGTCCCTTGATAGTTGGTAGTAGGGTTGACTCCCTGCTAGCCTGAGCTCTCTTCACAACAACTCACTACACAGGGGTCTGATAACCAATGTAGGCATGGTTATTAGAGGTTATTACAGAAATGCAGGCAAATAAttcacaacacacaaaaacaatatcagggtaaaataataaaataactgtATGATAGGCTATATTTTCTTCTACATTTTGATTAACCAGGGGCGGGGCTGGAGGGGTGGAATCTGATGCTGGTGGTGGCCACACCTTTTGTTGTTGGAATGTCAATCAAACGACAAAAACAGATAACAACTAAAAGGAGACATAAAACAACTCAATGGAGACACGTGACAACTAAAAGGAGACATAAAATGAACACAAAGACACTCAAAACGACTAAAGACacaactgaaaaaaagactacTGATTACAGTAAATGAGAACAAGTGAAAGTTATGGACTCACTGAATAACATTCACATCTATACCAGTTGTTATTCGAGTTATTTGATAGGCCACCTGTGATAAGGTTCACAGCAAGTAGGCCATGGCATCTATCATGATGTTAAAAGTAAATTTTACAGGTTTAGGCACAACGGGTTTTGTGATTTGGACGGAGGGAAGTTTAGTTTACAGTATTGCACTTCGTTGTGTTTGACATCTCAACCTCTTGTCCTAAAGCTAACACAAAAAAGGATGCAACAGAAACTTTCACAAAAATGAAGAATCAGGGTCTTGAATGtcgaccaacacacacacacacacgtgttaaaaatgtatataaataaataaataaaataaatcaagttTATAACATCTTTCTTTCCATAACTCCCCTCTCTCTTGCAGACCGTAAAAACATGATAACCATTAACAAAATATACATATCACCCAGTTCAGCGCTCAATAAACAGGTTGTCTTATTGTGAAGTTCAAGTTACTGTCAATGAGgctatgtgtttgtttgtgtgtgtgcagagaacTCACCTGGGTCCGTGGCTACAGAGTTATAACTGTGACCGTCTGGTTTGTCGATGATGATTTCAGGTAGAAGCAAACAAACTGATAGGCAACTTCCTGTCGCACGTTTGgtttcttcaaaataaaagcgtcCGTACCAACATATCTcttcaaatgtaatttgcacACACAAATCAAAATAAGTAAATCCTATGGTATAGGCTAATTAACAGACCCATGCACATAGTTTGGATTTTATTGAGATTTTGAGATATCTGGCCTTTGACATGAATAGAATTTCATTAGTGAAACATTACAAAGGAAGTAGTCAACAGCAGTGTCTTTTTAGACAGTTTTCAccattttacatgttttaatttaagcaattttactttaaaaatagATAGAAAAAAACATATGCTGACTAAAAAAACATGTCCTTGTGACATAAAGCAGTTTTGATTACTTTCAGCAGTTGAGTGTGTCAAAGCACAAGCAGTACAAGTATTCAAAGTCAGTAATGTGTTTAGTTGAGTTGATTTTGAGCACCAGGACCGGTCAGGAGGACTTCATTCAACTGTGGATGCTGGTCTTCAACATCCCCCTgtttgaacagaaaaaaaatgacttaataaaaacagaatacagtaCAAGACGTGGCTAAATGGTATCCCTACTACAACAACTGCTGCTGTTATTCCTGCAACTACAGCTGGTATTACTGCTCCTACACTTGCTTTACATTCCTGAATATAATTCAAGTCAAGTTCATTTTATTacagcccaatatcacaaattacAAATTTGCCTCAGAGGGCTCTCTTAATCCTTTGACCCTTGCATCggataaggaaaaactccctaaaaaaagaaaaatggaagaCACCTCAGGGAGAGCAACTGAGGAGGGATCCCTCTCCCAGGACAGATATACCACCCAGGTGTACGCTACTCCATGTGTACTGTGTGCAGTTTGTGTATTGTCTTCTTGGTTCATACCTCTTCCTTTTTCATGTCACTGCTCAGAGACTTGATGCCCAGAATAGCATATCTTATACTGACAAAGAGCTGAAGAGCTGCCATGGCGATCAGTGTGTTGTCCATGGATGTCAACACAGTCTGATGgatgagaaaacaaaaaaatacatatatatatatatatatatatatatatatatatatatattaataagggtgggaaacaccagaggcctcacgatacaatatcatcacaatacaatattattgcaattttaaacataatgaaatattctgtgatatattgcaatttattacatttttttccaatttcaaattatgtccccaaaaggaaaccttgtcaacatctgttttatctaaaaagataaatttctctgtttgttcatctcacttcaattttattgctgcaaaatgggattgtcaagcagacaaactgaacaacacgtatatataataatagatcgatatTCGACGTCCATgtattgccatggaaaatattgcgatactatgctgtatcgatttttttccccccacccctaatattGAATTAGATTGTGTTTTGGAGTTTAACTTTAGAAGTCTGCTTACCTGGGCAAAGAGCGCAACTTTTCTGCAGTTGTCACCAATTTGATCAGCATTGTTGCTGCTGCTCCCACACATCCAGAGGAGAGAGACATTTCCCAGGTCCATGGCATACAGCACAATGCCAGTAATTGCAAAGATCGCtccaacaatgttcataaaCACAGTGAAGCCCATCTGCAGAGGAAAGATCCTGTCACTTAAAAGTACAATTTAAGCAGTATTTGATAATATTCTATTTACAGGGCAgtgcatattttattttattagtcaGTGGAGTCACTCTACTTACCAAGACGGGAGAAGGGAACTGTCCCGCCACAATGGACATGATTCCAGTTACGATGAACTGATGAGAAGTCATGCAACAGACAGCTCATATCAGTGACAATCAAGCAGAAACTATTGTATTTGCTTTCCAGTAGGCGTTGTTATATCATAAAACAATCTTGCTCCATTGTGTACCTCAGCAATTTCATTGATGAGGTAATCCTCTGACAACAAATTTTAAACGGTGTGGAACTCCCTGCATGTGTAAAAGTTTCTCATAACACAGCTAACTCCAATATTGTAAACAAGAGACATTACAGTAATATGCTCTAAtattaacaatattttttttaccacagcACCCAGCCAGTACGCAGCACCTAAACTGGTCAAATCTCCTGGATTTGTACTGGTTCGTCCTGGCCCCAGTCCGATGTTGAACAGGCCCACCATGATCTGCATAGTCTGTGAAAGATTCAAAACAATTGTCTTATACTTGATCAACTTAAGACCACCAGTTAATAGCTGTATGTGAATACATCTATTTTAATTCCTCTCACCCCAAATGCTGTAGTGACACTAGTCTGCATCAGCCCGTGGTACACCGACCCGTAGAATAGACTGGAGCAAGGAGTCTTCAGGATTTGGCACGATGATGGAAATATGCTTTTACTGTCAGCCGCCACAGTGATGACAGTCATCTTCACAGTCCTGCACACACAACTGGAACACAAAATGGGAAGATTTTTCTCCATTCCTCTTAACCAATTCTGTTCTTGGTTGAAGCTCTTAAGTCACtcattttgttttgcttgtgtgtgtgtgtgtgtgtgtgtgtgtgtgtgtgtgtgtgtgtgtgtgtgtgtgtgtgtgtgtgtgtgtgagagagagaggggtgggtGTTTGTAGAGGAGAATGGAGAATGTCTTAGAGTCTTTAGCAACTGCCAAAGTAAACAGAAAGTCACTGGTATCTATCAACAGCCCTATCaaatccaaataaaaaaaatatgcaggTGTATTACGGCTGTGGTTCTGCTATAAAGCAGCAAGATTACACTTATTGTCCCTCGCTGGAAGTTCTTTATTTAGTAACTGAAATATGCTGCAGAGGGTTTAGCTGGAAAAGTAAAAGCACAGTGTGTCTCACTTTTATAACTGCTTATTAAGCTTTCTCTAAGGAGGTGTCTTAGCTACAAACAGTAGTTATTTTAAGTATTTGTCACATTGTTGTAGGGTGTACTTCTATGACATTTAAATGTAGCGCTAAATCTATTGAACCTTTTGCAAAGACATACAAACTATGAAAGTTTCATTATCTGGaggctggttggtttgtttttctttttcttcttttaagcAAAAGCTCACCATCTCAGAAAATCCTGCACTTTCTGTTTTacttaaaagtgtttttttcaaaaccaCTTTCTGAGATATCCCACCACCATATCGCACCTCTTTCTCACCACAGAAACAATATAACATAATTCAATTTTGGCAAACTaaccaaacttaaaaaaaaaaaaaaaatcatttcagaGCTCACTTAACATGTTGTCTCCTTTAAGCTATTGTCAGTCATGAGTGTCTTTGTGTCAAGAACTCACCTGTTTAGGGTTTGATGCTGTACCTGTGACGGTCTGGTTATTCTGCCAGCAGCCCATGTTCATTATCAGCAACAACAATGTTATTTTCCATCCACTAGAACATTTCttcaaaaataaaagcctcATTTCCACAAACTGCAAGCAATAAGCAGTGCTGGAAGAAGCTTAAGAAAAAGTTGCAATGCCACAATTAAATAATACCGTGAAAGACCTGCAGTGGAAATTAGACTTCTTTCACCGCAAAGTGGCATTAAAAGTTGCCGAGACAATGCCACAGAGGCTGAACTATTTTCATGGATTCACTCCCCAATCTGCATGTTAACACCAATTTAATGTAGAGGAACATTAGGTCAGGGGGTGAGTCAGTAAAGGTTTTTAATTTAGTTCAGTGTttttattaaagctttagtacgtaactttttgatattaaagctatagtgcttactttctgtcgcccccatgaggaattctaagtaatgacaacaacactgtcagcttaaatgtaacggacgttcatcaaagctttagtgcgtaacctttttataataataaacgtctgttacattcaagccatcgccaaatgagttgctacaaagctaattaagactttcagctccacacaactctctctgtatttctcaggaTGGCTGTGttgacgcgccaacagttttgttgtcattacttacatTTCCTCATGGAGGCGACAGAagctacgcactatagctttaagcggGCTTTTAGAATTAAAATTAATTTACGGCTCAAGCAGCCTACGGTCAATTAACAGGAATTCCAGTTAATGTAAACATAATGACTTTCTCTAATTGGAATTTCTAAAGATCGAAAACCAGTTGAATTCAattaatttcaattcaattcaattcaactttattgtcattgacacAATGTACAGGCACATTATGTAACGAAATATAGGTCGTCACTCTCTGCACATACACAGCAAGATTAAAAGACACATTTCAACAACACAGACTTATTTACAGGCTCAGACATAGTACTTGTGCAATGGCATAGTCAAAATAAGATACATTAAAGCCCAAATAGCATATTGAAGTGATTATGATGCAATGTTCTCCATACTAGCAAATAAACTGATTTCTGTTTAAATGTGAATTTACTGAATTAGTATAAAATTGATCCAAAATCACTCCAGATAAATGGATTCAAACGGCTCAGTGGGCATTAACATTGCTAAAGAAAATATGAGGCAGAATAAACAGCCTTCCAGTAAATGTTTTTAGCACGAAGATAAAACAGGCCTGGTGTGATTGTGCAATTTACCAAAGAACAAGCAGGAAATTCCTGGCCAGATTACACAAGACACCAACCACAACAGACTGAGGGGATGATGAGTGCAATGTTCCTCCAGACGAAGAAACTGAGAAATGTGAACTTAGGTAGCGCATACTACCAAACCCACAAGACAAAATATTAAGTTGTCGCTTCCCAGTGTGGATGTCAGGGCTGGATTATTCTTCATCAGATGTAAAACacaatttaacccttgtgtggacttcgggtcacattgacccgtttaaaatttttgttttatatcagaaaatatgggacgtagaaataagcgctgaaaatgtgtacaagaaaaataaaaaaatgtaaaacgttggaaaaagcaaaaacaagggTTAATAACACTGTACTTGTATGTAAACACAGGTGCCTACATTGAAGAAATTGGTTAGTTCAATATGAGGGATAGATGCAGTATGCAGAAGgccattttaaaatattaaatttgaGGTCATCTTTTTTGAATAAACCACTTCTGCATTTCCAACTAGTCATTACACCCAAACTGCCCCAAAACTTTCTTGGACTTTTAATTAAAAGTGACTAATTTGGCATGCATTGTAGCTGCTTTGGAGTCATTTATTTGCATATGAAACTATcaaagcaacaccaaaagacacAGATCATTAGGCAGGGACAGTGAGACAGGCCAATGTCCTCTACACGGTGGTTTGGCtgatttgtttctgttgacagTTTCAGTTCCTGCTGACAAGAAAAATGACTGCGTCTACAATTTCTCTGCACTTTATTGGCTAGAATTTGTACTCTGTGATTAAAACCCAGatctaaaaataaattaaaaaaaataaactttaaaaatacattgaaaagAGTGTCTGTATCTTgaagcatgaaaaaaaataaggcaGGTTGCTGcaccagttgttgttgttgttgttgttgtcgtcgtCATCTTGAAACAAGATGATTCACAATTAAAACATATTATAATGTTCCTATACACACTTTTATCAGAAAATACAAGTTTATTCCAGACTAAAATAACTATTTGTAGTGAAacagaagtataaagtagcctaAGAAAACTTCACAACTGTACTGTTCAGTTACTATGACTCCGGAGTATCCACgcatacagtaggctatattaCATGTACTACTGGTTAGCTTAAATACTATACCAAACATTTGCATGCCCTATTTTAGATTATGTGTCAGGAAtatggggttacaaaatgttcaAGAAAGATGAACTTGTCCATAATCAGGCTTAGATTCTTTATGGGACATAAATATATGCTGTTTTGAGCTGCTGGGTTACCAACAAGGTGGCTATTGGGTATCTGAAATATTTGATTTACTAGAAGAGTGTATACTTGCAACCCAGTAAATCCAtcgaatttaaataaaataaaaaataaaaaattaataaaatttAAACTGATTGAATTTTCATGTCAGGCTTTAAGGTTTATTATAAAGTACACAGCAGAAGCACAAATAACACGTTTGAACagttttgatgatttttttcaacatgactTAATATTGTAAAAtagcaaacaaaaaaacctaTCTGTCCATCAatgtcacacactcacattcatgAACCTCCCTTTTACCTACACAAGCTGACTGTAAGGCACATTATTCGATAGAAAATCATACTCATCAAAATATAAGTGCAAGTATTTTTAAGCATACCACCTGAATTTGACTAAATAATTGACTTTACATAGATATACAGTCAATGGTATAAATGCACAGGATTATACCTGGTAACTTAGAGTACAAAGCAGATATTTTCATTCAGACTGTGGGGTTACAGGTGACTTCCTCCAGCAGTGGTTTGTAGAGTTCTGGGTCACCAGTCttctaaaaaatgaaaaataacattgtaaGGTCGATAAAAAGGTGTGAACATTCTCAAATCTTTaacaacatatttacacattacatacactcATGAACTGTACTGCTGTCCTATGTCCTGCAGAGATACACTGTTGAATACTTATTTTTGTTTACGTTTCTGTTACCACTCTTTTTACTATTGTGAAATTCagaatgtggaaaaaaatacaacttGGCAGTTCTTAAAGTTCAACATTTAACATAATAAGCGTATTGACTTTCTtactgagagttagatgagaggatCAATACCAATCTAGTGTCTACACACTAAATAtgtagctacagccagcaggtgattagcttagcattaagactggaaacagggggaaaaaaacagctagcctagctccctccaaaggtaacaaaatccaccagGCAGCACTTctatcccaaaatgttgaactgttccTTTTATTGACATGCACTAAGGAGACGATTTCAGGTCGACAATTTGAAAGGTGGCATCCTAAAAGTTAGCAATGTGAGACCAGAGATTCAGAACCTTGTGGCCCTGTTGACACAACATTTAAACAACAAAAgaacttaaaaagaaaataaataaagtggttGTGTTCAGTCAACCTGGATGAACAGGTTTAACAGTGAAATGTGATTTTACTAAACTCTACCTCCTTTTCTCCCTTCTCACTGCTCTTTAGAGCCTTGATCGCCATGACGGCAGAGCTGATGGTGAGGCAGAGCTCCAGGGCTGACAGGACAATCAGCACAGCATACATGCTTCTCAAAAGCATCTGGTTGGACACAAAGAAACAGAGCTAGCTTTAAAATCTGTAAAGACATTAGTTTTTTCTGTATAGATTTAATAAAACTAGTAGAATTGGTTTTTACTTGACCCACTTCATTCAAGTGTGGCTTATGTTTTTGGTACACATTTTGATAGCTTGGATGCATTTCTGATGTATGACTTTGTATCTATAAAGCATCCCATACTGGTTTA
This sequence is a window from Sander vitreus isolate 19-12246 chromosome 6, sanVit1, whole genome shotgun sequence. Protein-coding genes within it:
- the LOC144518921 gene encoding uncharacterized protein LOC144518921, whose amino-acid sequence is MTVITVAADSKSIFPSSCQILKTPCSSLFYGSVYHGLMQTSVTTAFGTMQIMVGLFNIGLGPGRTSTNPGDLTSLGAAYWLGAVFIVTGIMSIVAGQFPSPVLMGFTVFMNIVGAIFAITGIVLYAMDLGNVSLLWMCGSSSNNADQIGDNCRKVALFAQTVLTSMDNTLIAMAALQLFVSIRYAILGIKSLSSDMKKEEGDVEDQHPQLNEVLLTGPGAQNQLN